A single window of Chloracidobacterium sp. DNA harbors:
- a CDS encoding zf-HC2 domain-containing protein produces MSKHLSNTEIEGYVHRTLPPDELLRVDDHIITCPECRSAATDVVPVNQKALLDAFEHPEVDGHLSFDQRTAYVESRLDEVEREIADHHLVSCPTCHEQVSDLIVLRKELAALPMAATATLTFWEQVRNGISAFRIPVIAIPAAAMLIGGVLLLAWFITNRRPDDETARVGPPKTNVNIVTPPPNSDLPVEPENIQNMASDKAKTVVVLNDGNGRIEMDAAGKITGLDDTGFERTVAAAMSGNPIEVSPEVRKLGQSSGTLMGPGNSGVPFALVGPVGLIVETTQPKFRWKGIKDAETYRVEIFNENFTKVVSSPDVRSAEWTVNVPLRRGTVYRWQVTAVVNGEEVKSPVRPAPDAKFKVLDASNANRLAAARAKNSRSHLLLGILYAESGLLDDAIREFQILVQKNPDSPIARRLLEKVRSAR; encoded by the coding sequence ATGTCGAAACATCTATCTAATACGGAGATCGAAGGCTATGTTCACCGGACACTGCCTCCGGATGAGCTACTGCGAGTTGATGATCACATAATAACCTGCCCGGAATGCCGGTCGGCGGCCACAGACGTCGTTCCGGTTAACCAAAAGGCATTGCTGGATGCGTTTGAGCATCCAGAGGTCGACGGTCATTTGAGTTTCGATCAGCGAACGGCTTATGTCGAAAGCCGTCTGGATGAGGTCGAACGCGAGATCGCCGACCATCATCTGGTCAGCTGTCCAACTTGTCACGAACAAGTTAGCGACCTCATTGTGCTGAGAAAGGAGCTTGCTGCCCTGCCCATGGCAGCGACTGCGACACTTACATTCTGGGAGCAGGTCCGGAATGGTATCAGCGCATTTCGGATTCCCGTTATCGCCATTCCCGCTGCCGCAATGTTAATCGGCGGCGTATTGCTCCTGGCGTGGTTCATCACGAACCGCAGACCGGATGACGAAACGGCGCGGGTCGGTCCGCCGAAGACAAATGTCAATATTGTTACTCCGCCGCCGAACTCAGACCTGCCGGTTGAACCGGAAAATATACAGAATATGGCTTCCGATAAGGCAAAAACTGTCGTCGTTCTGAACGACGGTAATGGCCGGATCGAGATGGACGCAGCGGGCAAGATCACTGGACTTGATGATACGGGATTTGAGCGGACGGTCGCCGCCGCAATGAGCGGAAACCCGATCGAGGTCTCGCCGGAAGTACGTAAGCTGGGGCAGTCTTCGGGAACTCTGATGGGACCGGGCAATAGCGGCGTGCCGTTTGCTCTTGTTGGTCCGGTCGGCCTTATCGTCGAAACTACACAGCCCAAATTCCGTTGGAAAGGGATAAAAGACGCTGAAACCTATCGGGTCGAGATTTTTAACGAAAACTTTACCAAAGTTGTATCGAGCCCCGATGTCCGAAGTGCCGAATGGACGGTCAATGTTCCGCTTCGACGCGGCACAGTCTATCGCTGGCAGGTCACGGCGGTCGTAAACGGCGAAGAAGTGAAGTCACCGGTGCGTCCGGCGCCCGATGCAAAGTTCAAAGTTCTCGACGCGTCGAACGCGAACCGTCTGGCTGCCGCACGGGCCAAAAACAGCCGCTCGCATCTGTTGCTCGGCATCTTGTATGCGGAATCTGGTTTGTTAGACGACGCGATACGCGAATTTCAGATACTGGTTCAGAAAAATCCTGACTCGCCGATCGCGCGCCGTTTACTGGAAAAAGTGAGATCCGCCCGTTAG
- the tadA gene encoding Flp pilus assembly complex ATPase component TadA, producing the protein MDQEIREPEAILDTDRLLDEIFEKLAKREFSEVHFDPFQGGMRIRYRKGRDLVDYLTLSDRKAGASDQGSESVTELINTRLKTLSDLDVEERTIPSDGIIHLSFPHLNEDLDLWLTTNPTLFGEQSFVRIFRLGTPFKKFENLGLDPFAEKQLTEAIWKKGGLIVFAGPTNAGKTTTQNSILYILNDSKKNILTAEWPVEYPMSGINQVDCKFEIGYTDTVAVNTFLKQKPDIIKLKLEDHETTRLAFRAASKKTLVLSAIHVHSAASVFDRLRNMGISQFDLSTYIFLIQAQRIIRRLCLDCREAYSPSDGLLRHLKVDEQLFERLGLPFEYPGSITFYKPRGCSKCFGSGYYDRILICESLKVTPKLQDIILNKYSVREIEKTAIEEGMLTLWDAGLRQAILGNTSIEEFMMFGKRPSHA; encoded by the coding sequence ATGGATCAGGAGATCAGAGAACCGGAAGCCATTCTCGATACAGATCGTTTGCTCGATGAGATATTTGAGAAGCTTGCGAAACGAGAATTCTCGGAGGTCCATTTCGATCCTTTTCAGGGCGGAATGCGAATTCGATACCGCAAAGGTCGGGACCTTGTTGACTACCTGACGTTATCTGACCGGAAAGCCGGAGCGTCCGATCAAGGGTCCGAGTCCGTAACCGAGCTGATAAATACTCGATTAAAGACATTGAGTGACCTGGACGTCGAGGAAAGGACAATTCCAAGCGACGGAATTATTCACCTCAGTTTTCCACATTTGAATGAAGATCTGGACCTCTGGCTCACCACCAACCCCACACTTTTTGGGGAACAGAGCTTTGTAAGAATTTTTAGGTTGGGAACGCCGTTCAAGAAGTTTGAAAACTTAGGACTTGATCCGTTCGCAGAGAAACAACTGACGGAGGCAATTTGGAAAAAGGGCGGATTGATAGTATTTGCGGGTCCGACAAATGCAGGAAAGACGACCACACAAAATTCGATCCTGTATATCTTGAATGACAGCAAAAAGAACATATTGACGGCCGAGTGGCCGGTCGAATATCCGATGTCCGGAATAAATCAGGTCGATTGCAAATTTGAGATCGGTTACACCGATACGGTCGCGGTAAACACCTTTCTCAAGCAGAAGCCCGATATTATCAAGCTCAAGCTCGAAGATCATGAAACGACGAGGCTCGCATTTCGGGCGGCGTCGAAGAAGACGCTGGTCCTTTCGGCTATTCATGTCCACTCGGCGGCGAGCGTGTTTGATAGGCTTCGGAACATGGGGATCTCGCAATTTGACCTGTCAACGTATATATTCCTGATTCAGGCCCAAAGAATCATCAGACGACTTTGCCTCGATTGTCGAGAAGCATATTCCCCGTCAGACGGTTTACTGCGGCACTTGAAGGTCGACGAACAGCTTTTCGAACGACTGGGACTCCCGTTCGAATATCCGGGCTCAATTACCTTTTATAAGCCGCGAGGGTGCTCGAAGTGTTTCGGATCGGGATATTACGACCGTATCCTGATCTGCGAGAGCCTGAAAGTAACTCCAAAGCTGCAGGATATCATTTTGAATAAGTACTCGGTCAGAGAGATCGAGAAGACTGCGATCGAAGAAGGAATGCTTACTCTCTGGGATGCCGGACTCCGTCAGGCGATCCTCGGAAATACAAGCATAGAGGAGTTCATGATGTTCGGCAAACGGCCCAGTCACGCCTGA